TGGCTACAGAAATTTCAAAATATACCCGTGCCAACGTTCGCTTGAACAGTACCCACAAGCTATCGAAATGGATTACAGTAGGCCAAAATCTAGGATATGCCCATGATAAATCCATAGGTTTGGGTAATACCAATAGCGAATTTGGGGGGCCTTTGAGTTCGGCTATCAACCTCGATCCTATTACACCTGCTGTCGTAACTGACCCCGCTATTTATAACGCAGCACCTTATCGCAACACTGGAATTCGTAGAGATGCACAGGGCTTCCCTTATGGTATTTCAACGGCTGTAGGACAAGAAATGATTAACCCACTGGCGTATATTCAAACACGTTTGGGCAATTATGGTTGGAGCGACAATATTGTTGGTAATGCGTACTTAGAAGCCCAACCTATTATAGGCTTGAAGTTTCGCTCTACTGTAGGTACAAAAATTGCTTTCTATGGTAGCGAAAGCTTCACTCCTATTTCTTGGCTCAACTCTTCTAATATTACTTCGCAAACCTCATACAACAGGTCGATGAACTCTCGTTATGACTGGAATATTGAAAATACGGTTTCTTATGCAAAAGATTTCCAAAAACATAACTTCAATTTGTTGCTTGGACAAGGAGCATATTCAGAAAACCGCACTTATTCAACCAGTGTGACATTCTATAATATCCCTGCCGACAATTTTAATGATGCCTCACTCAACTTCAAAGTACCAAACGACCAACGTTCGTCTGATGCAGGAGAAGGCTCTTTACATACGGTTTCTTCGTTATTTGCTCGCTTAAATTATAACTATGATGAAAAGTATTTGGTACAAGGTCTGATTCGTAGAGATGGTTCTTCTCGCTTTGGAGCTAACCATAAATATGGTATTTTCCCTTCTATTTCTTTGGGCTGGGTTGCTTCTCGTGAAAACTTCTTTCCTGTCAACAACGTCGTAAACTTCTTGAAAGTAAGAGGTGGCTATGGTGTTGTAGGAAACGATGCTATCGGTGACTTTGCGTTCCTTTCTACGGTAGGAAGCGGCCGCAATTATGCGATTGGTAATTCGGGAAGCTATATTATTGGTTATAGCCCCAATGCTCCTGCCAATCCCGATTTGAAATGGGAACAAACAAGCCAAACCAACATTGGTATAGATGCTACATTGTTCAACAACATGAGCGTAACCCTAGAATGGTTTAAAAAAGTAACCAAAGATATTTTGCAAAACCCTCGTATTCCGGGTTATGTAGGGGCTATTTCAAACCCTGCTGCCAATGTGGCGGATATTCAAAATACAGGTATTGAGCTGGAATTAGGTTATCGCAAAAAACTTGGCCAAGTCGACTTTTCAGTAAATGGTAACGTTTCGTATATCAAAAACGAAGTTACCAACCTTGGTAATGGTATTGCTTATTTGTCGGGTGGGCAGTCGTTCCAAGCTAGTACTTATCCTATTACTAGAACTGCCGTTGGACAGGCGATTAACTCGTTCTTTGGTTTCCAAACATTGGGTATTTTCCAAAACCAAGCCGAAATTGAAAACTATACAAAAGATGGCAAGAAAATTCAGCCAAATGCCAAACCTGGCGATTTCAAATGGGCTGATACCGACAATGATGGTGTAATTACTGAAAAAGACCGTACTTTCTTAGGAACTCCTACACCAACGGTTTCTTATGGTTTTACGGTTAATTTGGCCTACAAAGGTTTCGACATGGTGTTGTTTGGACAAGGAGCGGCTGGTAACAAAATCTTCCAAGGACTTCGTCGTTTGGACATTGCCAACGCCAACTGGTCAACCAAAATCCTTGACCGCTGGACTGGCGAAGGTACATCTACGACCTACCCGAGGGTAGTCAATGGTGACCCTAACAAAAACTTTGGTAACCCTTCTAATTTCTATTTGGAAGATGGCAACTACTTCCGTATCAAAACCCTTCAGTTTGGTTATACATTACCCAAAAATGTATCGGATAAGTTAGGTTTACAGAAAGCTCGTATTTATGTAATGAGCCAAAACTTGTTGACATTCACCAAGTATACTGGCTACGACCCCGAAATCGGTGGTGGTGTAATGAGTATCGACCGAGGTATTTATCCACAGGCTCGTTCGTTTATGCTTGGCTTAAATCTTGGATTTTAGGTAATAAAAAAACATACCTTCCCCCTAAATACCCGATGGTTTTAGGGGCAATACCAACAAGAACTTTTGTTCATATTTCAAACAAAATATTATTTTAGCAATGACCATCAATTATAAAAAATACCTTGCAGGCTTGGCAATTGGCGTACAATTACTAAGCTCATGTACTACCGAATTCTTGGAAGTAAGCCCAAGAGGCACTAACCTCGAAGCCAACTATTACCGCAACCAAACTGAGGCATTCAACGGCCTAGTGGCTGTTTATGACGTAGTAGGCTGGCAAGGTGGGGGTTTTGTTACCAAAATAGGAGCTTTAAATGCCGCCTCCGACGACCACTACGCTGGCGGTGGTGGCCCCAATGATATTTCTGATTTTCAGGTTTTTTCTAACTACACCCTTACCCCCGACAGAGGGCCACAGGGCGAATTATGGAGAAAAGGCTTTTCGGGCGTATTCCGTGCCAATGTGATTCTTCAAAAACTGCCAGGTGTACCTATGGACGAAGCCTTGAAAAAAAGATATATCGCCGAGGGTAAATTCTTACGTGCCTATTTCTATTTCGACTTGGTGCGTCTTTTCAAAAACGTTCCTTTGTTTGTAACACCTGTGGCTACATCAGAAATGTACAACGTTTTGCAGGCCAACCCTACCGAGGTATATGCTCAGATTGAAAAAGATTTGAAAGAATCTTTGGCAGACTTGCCAAGTACCGTACCTGCTAGTACCGAGGGCGGCCGTGCCACTCAAGGAGCAGCCCGTGCTTTATTGGGAAAGGTATATTTGCAACAAGAAAAATTTGCTGAAGCAGCCCAAGAGCTAGCCGCCGTCAATGGTACTCCAGGTGGTACAAGTCAGTATGGCTACAAGCTTTTGAGCAATTTCGGAGAGTTATGGAATGTAAAAAATAAATATAACTCAGAATCTATTTTTGAAATTGCTTATACCAATACTTCTGCTGGTAACTGGGACTGCGTAGCCTGTACTGAAGGTAATGTTTTGAATATTATGGTTGGCCCTCGTGGATACCGTGCCAATACTGCCGATGCTCCTGATTACGTTTCGGGCTGGAGTTTCTTGCCTGTTACCCCTGATTTGTTCAATGCTATTCATTTTGACCCACGTTATAAAGCAACTATCGCTAATTTGGATAGCTTAGAAAAAAATGGTATTGCTAGCTACGAAAAAGGGTATATGAATACAGGCTATTTCTTAGAAAAATTTGCAGGAAGAAATTCAAATAAATGGACTGGTGCTGGAAATATGGAATTGAATTTTCCACAAAATATGTACGACATCCGTTTGGCTGATACTTATTTGCTCGAAGCCGAGGCGTTGGTTCGTAGCAATGGCGATTTACAACGTGCGGCAGCTCTTATCAATGCTGTTCGTGACCGTGCTTACAAAGACAACAAACATCATGTAGCAGCTACTTTCGACAATATTATCCTAGAAAGAAGACTCGAATTGGCTGGTGAAGGACATCGTTGGCTCGACCTTGTTCGTTGGAAAAAAGCAGGAACAATTTTGGCTTCAAGAGGTTTTAAAACAGGTCAACACGAAATATTGCCTATTCCTTTGTTAGAAATGGAAAATACCAAAATCCAACAAAGTAAAGAATGGGGTGGCACAAAATAATAAGCACATGGAGGGAGTACCAAATTATAAGTCAAAACTAAGCAACTGATAATCAATCTTAAAGTTCAAAAAGCAACACTTACTATTTGGTACTCTTATTCAATAGTCTACTTTTCTGTTAAGCTGAAATACGGCTAAACAGTGTCTATCTTCAACTGGTATTTTCCCAAGCATAGCCCTTTGAGGAAATACCAGTTTGGTTTTATATCTTATCAACAATACCTTCGTATAACTATACTTTTTCTTTATTTGTCAACATCATTTTAATTCTTTATATTTCCTGATATTGTTGTAGGTACTAAGTAGATTACTATTAAAGGCCTACAATCAGTTCCTTTAGGTTTATGTAATAATCTATCAAAATATTAACTCTTATTGATTTAGCTTATGAAAAAAATACATCAACTGGCTTTTTTATTGGTATTGGGAAGTATTCTTTCGTGTTCGGGACAAAGCAAAAAAACACCCACACCCGTTGTAGCCCCTCCATTAGTACCATTAGAAGACAAAAAGTGGTCGTTTGAAACATCGCCAGTATGGGCCGACGAATTTGATAATGAGGGTGCTCCTGACCCTAAAAAGTGGGATTATGATATTGGCGGCGGAGGCTGGGGCAATAACGAACTACAATATTATACCAACAGCACGGCCAACTCGAGTGTATCGAATGGCAAACTAACGATTTCGGCCAAAAAAGAGAGTATGGGTGGTCGTGATTATACTTCGGCTCGTTTGGTAACTCGCAACAAAGGAGATTTTTTGTATGGTCGCTTTGAAATCAAGGCAAAACTACCCGCAGGCTTAGGCTCATGGCCTGCTATTTGGATGCTCCCTACCGACTGGGCGTATGGTGGCTGGCCAAATTCTGGCGAAATAGATATTATGGAACACGTTGGCTACGACCCCAATGTAGTACATATTAGTACACACTCGCTGGCCTATTACTTTAAAATTAATACCCAAAAAACAGCCGTAAAAACCGTTCCGACAGCCATAACTGATTTTCATAAATATCGTGTTGATTGGACACCCTATGCTATCAGAGGCTTTATTGATGACGAACAGATTTTTGAGTTTGTCAACGAAGGAAAGAGTTTTGCCGAATGGCCTTTCGACAAACGTTTTCACTTACTGCTCAATATTGCCGTTGGTGGCGACTGGGGCGGAGCAAAAGGACTCGACCCTACTATTTTCCCTGCCAAAATGGAAGTAGATTATGTGAGGGTTTATAAAATGATTGACAAATAGCTTGTTTATCAGTAGTATCGATTATGAGTCGGTCGAAATTAGTTCTTCGACCGACTTGTTTGATTATTCGGAATGACTTGGGTTTTCATGTTAAATTTCAGAATCACTCATATTTATTTTATCTAACTCCTTATTCCTTAATACTCAGGAAGTAATTAAAGAAATTTACTTCGCTAGGCAACTGTAGTTTTTTGCGAAGACGATAACGGCTTACCTCTACACTCCTCGACGAAATATTCATTAATTGAGCTATTTCTTTGGTCGATAAATTCATCCGTAAATAAGCACAAAGCTTTAGTTCACTTGGACTTAGGTTCGGAAACTTTTCTTTGAGCAGTACCAAAAAATTACTATGTACACTATCAAAATGTACCGAAAACTGGCTCCAGTCTTCGCCTAGTGTATTTTCATCATCAACTACCTTTATCATTTTCCGTAAATCTTCTTTCATTTCATCAAGATTTTCGGTTTTGGCCATTCTTGACAAATCGTGTTTGAGTTTCGACAATAATTCGGCTTTTTGCACCAAGTGCATCGCCGACGATGCCAAATCAGCATTTTTATGAATAATTTCGGCTTCTAATTTTTCATTTCTAAGGCTAACTATTTCTTTTTCACTTTGTTCTAGTTCCAACTGATGTAAATACAACAAGCGTTTTTGTTCTTCTTGGTATTGAAGTTGTTGTTGAATAAACTTTTGTTGTTGCCACAAAAACAACCAATAGAACATACCCATCAACAGCAACGTATATACCAAATATGCCCAAATGGTCAAATACCAAGGTGGCAAAATAACAAATGTATACATTGCTACTGGCGATTCTTTCCCAAAATTGTTACGAGCTTTTACCTTGAAAGTATAAGTGCCTGCTGGCAATTGTGAATATTCTTTACTGGTTTTTTTGGACCACCCCGACCACGTTTTATCAAATCCATCCAATAAGTAAGCATACTCAATGGTTTCTTGCTGATTGAATAATGTAGATGAAAACTCAAAGCCAAGCCCATTGAAGCTACTCGCTATACGAGGAATCTGCTGTTCTTGTTGCCCCAACAAAGTATTTATTTCGGCCCAATATCCCCCAAAAAATAAGCTATCGGCTTTGCCCGTTGCTGCAACAGCACGGATATTCACATTCACATTGTTTTGCTGAAGCTTGTAGGCATTATAATTGATATGAAAAAAACCTCTTTCGCTACCTACCAATATATTCTGGGCATCGATCGGATTAATAGATTCAAAACCTGCTACCATTTTATTGGTTAGCTCAGGCAAATAAATAATTTTGGGTTGTTTGCCCGATAAATCCAGTACGCCCAATTTGTTATTGGCAATAAACCAGATATTGCCTTGCGAATCTTCTTTTAGGTAATATACATTCAGCTTACCAAAATACTTTTTCAAATACACCGATTCTTCAAATTTGTCGGTACGGTCATTGTACTCAAACAAGCCTTTTTCAGATGCCACCACTACCCTATTTTTGATAGCATATACAAAACTGTTATTGAGTGAAAGCGTTAAACCTTGTTTTTCGGAATAGAGCTTTATATCGGCATTAAAGCCTTCTTTTAGCGTAATTTTAAATACACCTTGATAGGGATGAGATGTCCAAATTACTTTTTCATTGTGATGGTCTAAGCAGATAAATCTCGATGAAATATGAAAATTAGGTACTTGCCCAGCAGGCACAAAAGTATTGTTTTGGTACTTAAAAAAGCTCAATCCATTATAATTACCTGCCACAATAAAGCTAGCAGGCATAATATTGCCTAAAGGCAAAAACGACCAATAGCCATTATCTAGCAACTTGGTAGCTTGGTTGGGATTTACAACAAAAGCCCCTTCGTGATGCCCCATAAGGAGTTTCCCATTGATTTCGTTTAAGCCCCACACTTGCCCCGTAGAATTGGGTACTGCACTAAAATGGGCTTTTACGTAGCTCAAATCGGTAAACTGACCTAGCGGTGCTACAAAAAGGCCATTGGATGTACCCAAATACAGCTTGTTTTGGTAAATGGCACTGGCATAACCCGCACCTTCATTGTCTATTTTGGGATAAATATTTTTGATAGCATTGTTGGTAGCTACAAAGGCAATTCCGTTGTCGAGACCAAGCCATAGGTTTTGGTGGTTATCAATAAAATTACTTAGGACATTATTATTGATAAGTCCTTCGTCTTTAGAATAATGCTGAATAAATTCGCCTTTTTTATTGATAATAAAACATCCATTCAAACTGGTAGAAAGGGCTATTCTGTCGTGGCTAACCCTTGTGGCGTTGTAGATTCTGTACTTAGCTACTTTTTTCATAAAATCGGTAGACAAAGCCATTGTTTGATTACCCCGAAGCCAGTAAGCCCCGTGTTCGAGGGTTACTACCAAAGCACTGTCTTTATTGACAGGTATAAGGGCCGTAATGAGGCTTTTTTTAGAAAAATCATCGGTTTTCAAAAATGTTTCCCAACGTCCTTGATTAAATTTCAACAAACCTTTTTCAAAATCTTGTGCTAATAAATACTGCTCGGTAGCCCCCATAAATCGCCAATGTGATTGAGGCCTGTAGATGGACACTTTGTTGTCTCGATACTGAAAAATTTTATTACTAGCTCTAAAAAATACACTTTTTTGATACCCACAAACATTCCAAATATCAGAAAAGGAATGTTCTTTTTCTGATACTAAATTTTTGAGAGAAACAAACGACAAATCGCCCGAAGCATTGGGCTTGTAGTACCCAAATTCGTTTTCGCCTCCAGCATACAAGCGATTGTCTGTCCCAAATTCGAGCGAACGCACTTTGGTTTTGTTGGGTAAAGCATACCTTCGCCAAAACGAACCATCAAATGTCAATAACCCCTCGTTATTAGCAAAATACATAATTCCTTTTTTGTCTTGACGGATACTCCAGCTTTGTGTTCCTGCTTGGTATTGTTGTTTGGTATAGTTATGAATATAGGGAAGACCAATCGTATTTTGGGCTTTTACAAGCTCAACTCCTCCAATAATAAGTAATACAAGAATAAGATGTTTCATAGAATTTAGGGTATCCAAATCAAGCAAAAACTAGTAGAATTATCGATTAATATGATTTTTATACTGATTTTTCTTCTTTTTAAACAGTTTGTTGGGGTAATGTAGGGGTTACTTTTTACCATTTCTCCGCAAGTTATTCCTACTTTTGACATCGAAAGATATTACATTTATTTGAAAAACTTGTCTGATTCTAACCTTCACCTAATAAGACTCTTTATTTAATACAAAGTTTACAGTGAATCTTTATGCTAAATTGATATAGTGTACAAAAGGTTCATTTTTACTAAAAAAAGAACATAATCCTTGTAACGTGAAAAAAATTATTGGTTTAATAAATGCCCTCATCTGCGGTGTACTAATAACCTTTATGGCACAAGCCCAAGGTTTTTTGAAAGCACAGGGCAAAATTATAGTTAACGAAAAAGGCGAAAAGATTATTCTGCGAGGAATGGGCTTGGGTGGGTGGATGCTGCAAGAAGGATATATGTTTAAGCTGAGTAATATTGGACAGCAATATCGAATAAAAGACAAAATTGAAGCCCTTGTTGGCCCCCAAAAAACAGAAGCGTTTTACCAACAATGGTTACTAAATCATACTCGTAAAATAGACATCGACTCGATGGCCGCTTGGGGATTTAATTCGGTAAGATTGCCTATGCACTACAATTTGTACACGCTACCTATCGAACAAGAACCCGTGGCTGGACAAAATACATGGCTCGACAAAGGTTTTGCTATGACCGACAGCCTTTTGGCTTGGTGCAAGGCAAACAAAATGTATTTGATATTAGACCTACACGCCGCCCCAGGTGGACAAGGAAACGATTTGCCTATTGCCGACCGTGACCCTGCCAAACCTTCGCTGTGGGAAAGCCAAGCTAATCAAGAAAAAACCATTGCTCTTTGGCGAAAACTCGCAGAACGCTATGCCAATGAACCGTGGGTGGCAGGCTACGATATTATCAATGAACCCAATTGGGGTTTTGAGAATCCGACAAAAGACTTTAGAGGCACTGAAGAAAATAAAAACGAGCCGCTACGTAAACTTATGGTGGCAATTACAAGGGCAATTCGAGAGGTAGACCAACAGCATATTATCATTATTGAAGGTAATGGCTTTGGAAATAACTATCGTGGAATTATGCCTCCTTGGGACAACAACATGGTTCTGAGCTTTCATAAATACGGCAATTTTAATACCCTCGATGCTATTAAAGGTTTTTTGGCAATCCAAGACCAATATAATGTACCTCTGTGGCTAGGCGAATCAGGAGAAAATTCAAATAATTGGTTTACTGAGGCAATCGCTTTGGTAGAAAACAAAAATATTGGCTGGGCTTGGTGGCAACTCAAAAAAATGGGTATCAATAATCCACTTGAAATCAAAATAATGCCTTCTTACCAAAAATTACTCGACTTTTGGAATGAAAAAGCTCCTCAACCAACAAGCCAAGAAACTCAACAAGCCTTGGATGAATTAATTGAGTTGCTAAAACTAGAAAACAATATTTACCACAAAGATGTGATTGATGCGATGTTTCGTCAGGTGACAGAAAAGAAAGCAAAACCTTTTAAAAACCACTTCATCCAACAACCTAGTACGGTTATAGATGCCATTGATTTTGATTTGGGCGGACAACGGATTGGGTACTATGACAAGGATACAGCCAGTTATCAATATACTCCAGGGGTTAATACCCAAGGTAACAGAGGCCGTGCTTATCGCAACGATGGTGTAGATATTCAATATAACAAAGCGTCCAATCGTTACCATGTATTTTCTATAGAAACCGATGAATGGCTCAATTACACTGTCAATGTTGCCAAAGCTGGCAATTATCAAATCAGTGTTGAGGTAGCATCCGAAAAAACGGAGGGAGCTATTGAGCTAAGCCTTGACGGAAAACCTTTGCCTTCGTGGCTCGGCACTCCTGCTACAGGTAGTGACGACACTTGGCAAAAGGTTTCCTTCGGCAAGGTTAAACTAAAAAAGGGTTTACAGCAAATCCGTATCAAAGCGGCCAAAGGCGGTTTTTTACTACGTACTATCCAATTCAATATATAAATTCAATATCCCTTCTATGAACATGGCCAACCCAACAATTGGGTTGGTTTTTTTGTAATTTTAATAATCAATCAAAACCAGTACATTAGTTGTTATATTAAACAGTCTGGTTATTAATCGATTATTGGTTTCAAAAGGGTACTCTACCGCCTCCCTGAGGCCCTCCAGAAGGTGGCCCACCATTACCTTTTGGGGTATTTTTTTCTAAACTTTTGGCAAGGTCTTCACGTCTTTTGAGGTATTTCTCAAATTGCTTTGGAGCAAGTACCAAACTCATTTCCTTGTCTTTTTCTGCCATCAACGCATCTATACGTTCTTTGAGCAGCTTCATTTCTTTTTCTGAAGGGCGAGAAGCTGAACCTTTGTTCATATTTTTTTGCCTCAAATCAAGTTGGGCAAAAGCATATTTAGTAGAAATATCAGTAACGTGGTCGGTCTGTTCGGGCGACAATTTGAGTTTTTTCTTCATCCATTTTACTTCTTGGTCTACCATTTTTTCGGGGTCTGGAGGCTCAGGAGCATTACGTCCTCCTTCCATATTGGAAGGCATACCACCTCTACCTGGGCCTCCTCCTCCTATTTGTGCCACCGAACTAAACGAAACTACAACCGCCACTATCATGACTACTGCACTCAAGCATTTTTGCATTTTTTTCATATCAAGATTATATTATTTCAAACATTGAAACGGCCTATTCTCGAAAATATGCTTTTGTACACTACCAGAAGGGTTTTTCTGTAGAACTTCAGTGAATTTATGTATATCAATATTATTGCTTGTAATTGACAAAGCGGCTTGTTAGTTGCTAGAAAAATACATTCAGCTTGAACTACAAGTTAAAATTGATACCCCAATTAAGGATATTTGCTCTTATCTTGGTATTGAATTCTTGATTTTTCATCCATGAATTCAAAGAACCTTGAGTAGTACCTTCTACAAATATGCCTAGTATTGGTGAAAACTGCCAGCGAATACCAAGGCCAAGTCGTGTGCCAAATACTACCTTTGAAGCATTTTCGAGCTGGCTGACACTCTCAGAAAGTATCCCTTTCTGTGCGATAACCATCGACGACGATAACGATGCCTGTACGTCTATAACCTCATAACTATAGTGGATTGGTTGCTGAAAAGTAAAATCAGCAATGGCATAGAGTTTTAGATTGAAGTATTTTTTCTTTTTGTTTTGTAGTGTTATTAGATCATTTTGTGTTGTGATGGCTAAGCTGATGGTATTCATGATATTGTTATCCGAGAAGATAACTTGTCGGGTACTGTCGAGCGTATTAGGTGATTTTGTGGGTAAACCATTGAACCTTTCTACAGGAATATTGGCTGTCCCCAAAGGGAGAACAGCACGGTAATATTGCCCTTCTGGGCTTAGCGATACCGCTGGAACACCCCAGTAGCTACTCCAAGGGGGGATATTATAATAGGGAACACTAAGATTGTAGTTGGTATAGGCAACGGCTATTCCCATTCTTGATTTTTCAGTAATTTTCCAAGCAATCGTTAATTTTAGTTGCTTGGCTGAGCTTTTTTCAGGATATAGTATTTTGTTATTCAGCGAGTTGCTAGAGCTTGGGTTATAGCTTATGGTATTAGATAACAGCCCGTAGTCTAACGAAATGGTTGGGTGTTTTAAACTGAGCTTAGCCCCACCCGATTTGCTATTGGTATCGCTGTCGATTGCTAACTGAATAGGAAGTACTTTTTCGCTCAGAAGTTGCTGATACTTCTCAGATAAATCAATGGGTACTATGCCTTTTTGAAGCATCATAGTTGGTGAAACACTGGCTATTTGCTGCTCTGGGACAAAGCTAATGTCATCGCTGTTTTGTTGACTATACACATCTGTACGTTGCTGTATTTTAGCACTTTGAGAAGTTTGTAGATACCTCTTTTGGGGTGTTGAATAATAGCTTGGAGAAGTATTGGCTATCATATTACTTTTGCTCGTTACCTCTGTAGAATTGCTTAGTTGACTTATCGTATTTTGGTAAATTCGACCTACTCTATTAGCAGGATTAATCCCCTTTGTACCTGTCAATGCCTGATTGGCCAGCATACTCGCATTATCTTTTACAGTCTGATTGTCAGGCGTATGTGTATCATTCACTAACCAAAACACCCATCCTCCAATGACCAAAAGCCCCAAAGAGGTCATATACTTTAGCCGCGGACTTATCCCTTTATCCTTTTTGGCAATCGTTTCGGCTGCAATATTTGCCCAGAGGTTTTCGGGCGGTGGGAAAGCTTGATTTTCAAGAGATTTTTTAAAAAAGCTATCTATTTTATGTTCTTGGTTATTTTCCATTGTCTGTATTTATTTCGTTACCCCCAATAATTTTTTTTGTAGAATTTTTCTGGCATCTGCCAAGTTTGATTTAGAAGT
The DNA window shown above is from Flectobacillus major DSM 103 and carries:
- a CDS encoding SusC/RagA family TonB-linked outer membrane protein, producing the protein MNRKIVLIFSILLLCSVFNTLMAQTLRVTGKVTSKTNGEALVGATVAVLGTSKATITDSLGKYTLSVTPGAIMVVSYLGASGQNYTVKAGTTVVNFQLEETSNNLDEVVVVGYGAQKKSVVTGAISSVKASDLETMPINRVEEALQGRTSGLTIASSSGQPGSGATVRVRGVTTLNNNDPLWVVDGVVVDNGGVGYLNQSDIESIEVLKDAASQAIYGARAAAGVILVTTKKGKAGSIRVNYNGFYGTSAPAKKLNLLNATQYATIRNEASVNAGGAAVYPNPQALGQGTDWQSLIFNNSARRQNHELSISGGNDRSTFYLSFGYLDQEGIVATEISKYTRANVRLNSTHKLSKWITVGQNLGYAHDKSIGLGNTNSEFGGPLSSAINLDPITPAVVTDPAIYNAAPYRNTGIRRDAQGFPYGISTAVGQEMINPLAYIQTRLGNYGWSDNIVGNAYLEAQPIIGLKFRSTVGTKIAFYGSESFTPISWLNSSNITSQTSYNRSMNSRYDWNIENTVSYAKDFQKHNFNLLLGQGAYSENRTYSTSVTFYNIPADNFNDASLNFKVPNDQRSSDAGEGSLHTVSSLFARLNYNYDEKYLVQGLIRRDGSSRFGANHKYGIFPSISLGWVASRENFFPVNNVVNFLKVRGGYGVVGNDAIGDFAFLSTVGSGRNYAIGNSGSYIIGYSPNAPANPDLKWEQTSQTNIGIDATLFNNMSVTLEWFKKVTKDILQNPRIPGYVGAISNPAANVADIQNTGIELELGYRKKLGQVDFSVNGNVSYIKNEVTNLGNGIAYLSGGQSFQASTYPITRTAVGQAINSFFGFQTLGIFQNQAEIENYTKDGKKIQPNAKPGDFKWADTDNDGVITEKDRTFLGTPTPTVSYGFTVNLAYKGFDMVLFGQGAAGNKIFQGLRRLDIANANWSTKILDRWTGEGTSTTYPRVVNGDPNKNFGNPSNFYLEDGNYFRIKTLQFGYTLPKNVSDKLGLQKARIYVMSQNLLTFTKYTGYDPEIGGGVMSIDRGIYPQARSFMLGLNLGF
- a CDS encoding RagB/SusD family nutrient uptake outer membrane protein; its protein translation is MTINYKKYLAGLAIGVQLLSSCTTEFLEVSPRGTNLEANYYRNQTEAFNGLVAVYDVVGWQGGGFVTKIGALNAASDDHYAGGGGPNDISDFQVFSNYTLTPDRGPQGELWRKGFSGVFRANVILQKLPGVPMDEALKKRYIAEGKFLRAYFYFDLVRLFKNVPLFVTPVATSEMYNVLQANPTEVYAQIEKDLKESLADLPSTVPASTEGGRATQGAARALLGKVYLQQEKFAEAAQELAAVNGTPGGTSQYGYKLLSNFGELWNVKNKYNSESIFEIAYTNTSAGNWDCVACTEGNVLNIMVGPRGYRANTADAPDYVSGWSFLPVTPDLFNAIHFDPRYKATIANLDSLEKNGIASYEKGYMNTGYFLEKFAGRNSNKWTGAGNMELNFPQNMYDIRLADTYLLEAEALVRSNGDLQRAAALINAVRDRAYKDNKHHVAATFDNIILERRLELAGEGHRWLDLVRWKKAGTILASRGFKTGQHEILPIPLLEMENTKIQQSKEWGGTK
- a CDS encoding triple tyrosine motif-containing protein, whose translation is MKHLILVLLIIGGVELVKAQNTIGLPYIHNYTKQQYQAGTQSWSIRQDKKGIMYFANNEGLLTFDGSFWRRYALPNKTKVRSLEFGTDNRLYAGGENEFGYYKPNASGDLSFVSLKNLVSEKEHSFSDIWNVCGYQKSVFFRASNKIFQYRDNKVSIYRPQSHWRFMGATEQYLLAQDFEKGLLKFNQGRWETFLKTDDFSKKSLITALIPVNKDSALVVTLEHGAYWLRGNQTMALSTDFMKKVAKYRIYNATRVSHDRIALSTSLNGCFIINKKGEFIQHYSKDEGLINNNVLSNFIDNHQNLWLGLDNGIAFVATNNAIKNIYPKIDNEGAGYASAIYQNKLYLGTSNGLFVAPLGQFTDLSYVKAHFSAVPNSTGQVWGLNEINGKLLMGHHEGAFVVNPNQATKLLDNGYWSFLPLGNIMPASFIVAGNYNGLSFFKYQNNTFVPAGQVPNFHISSRFICLDHHNEKVIWTSHPYQGVFKITLKEGFNADIKLYSEKQGLTLSLNNSFVYAIKNRVVVASEKGLFEYNDRTDKFEESVYLKKYFGKLNVYYLKEDSQGNIWFIANNKLGVLDLSGKQPKIIYLPELTNKMVAGFESINPIDAQNILVGSERGFFHINYNAYKLQQNNVNVNIRAVAATGKADSLFFGGYWAEINTLLGQQEQQIPRIASSFNGLGFEFSSTLFNQQETIEYAYLLDGFDKTWSGWSKKTSKEYSQLPAGTYTFKVKARNNFGKESPVAMYTFVILPPWYLTIWAYLVYTLLLMGMFYWLFLWQQQKFIQQQLQYQEEQKRLLYLHQLELEQSEKEIVSLRNEKLEAEIIHKNADLASSAMHLVQKAELLSKLKHDLSRMAKTENLDEMKEDLRKMIKVVDDENTLGEDWSQFSVHFDSVHSNFLVLLKEKFPNLSPSELKLCAYLRMNLSTKEIAQLMNISSRSVEVSRYRLRKKLQLPSEVNFFNYFLSIKE
- a CDS encoding glycoside hydrolase family 16 protein codes for the protein MKKIHQLAFLLVLGSILSCSGQSKKTPTPVVAPPLVPLEDKKWSFETSPVWADEFDNEGAPDPKKWDYDIGGGGWGNNELQYYTNSTANSSVSNGKLTISAKKESMGGRDYTSARLVTRNKGDFLYGRFEIKAKLPAGLGSWPAIWMLPTDWAYGGWPNSGEIDIMEHVGYDPNVVHISTHSLAYYFKINTQKTAVKTVPTAITDFHKYRVDWTPYAIRGFIDDEQIFEFVNEGKSFAEWPFDKRFHLLLNIAVGGDWGGAKGLDPTIFPAKMEVDYVRVYKMIDK